A part of Gammaproteobacteria bacterium genomic DNA contains:
- the minE gene encoding cell division topological specificity factor MinE, which translates to MSLLDLFRSRRESSASTAKERLQIIVSHERTRKIRNNPINLQELKQKLVSVISQYLHIDEQQFSVQLQHDADHSVLEMNVTLPDSVDHH; encoded by the coding sequence ATGAGCTTACTCGATTTATTTCGCTCTAGAAGGGAATCATCTGCAAGCACTGCTAAAGAACGTTTACAGATTATCGTTTCGCATGAGCGTACTCGCAAAATTCGCAATAACCCTATCAATCTACAAGAACTCAAACAAAAATTGGTGAGTGTGATTTCGCAATACTTGCACATTGATGAACAGCAATTTAGCGTGCAATTGCAACATGATGCTGATCATTCAGTATTAGAGATGAATGTCACATTACCTGATTCTGTGGATCACCATTGA
- the minD gene encoding septum site-determining protein MinD, with protein MAKIIVITSGKGGVGKTTTSAAFATGLAMRGYRTVVIDFDVGLRNLDLIMGCERRVVYDFINVINDEAKLAQTLIKDKRVENLYILPASQTRDKDALTLEGVERVLNDLSREFDFIVCDSPAGIERGAHLAMYFADTAIVVTNPEVSSVRDSDRILGILSSKTRRAENGQASPSEFLLLTRYSPSRVEKGEMLSVDDVREILAIPLLGVIPESQAVLRASNAGIPVIIDQESDAAQAYTDAVSRFLGEKTPFRFINPEKKSLLKRLFGQKAKETA; from the coding sequence ATGGCTAAAATAATTGTCATCACTTCAGGAAAAGGTGGCGTGGGCAAGACCACCACCAGCGCAGCATTTGCAACTGGTCTCGCTATGCGAGGTTATCGCACCGTTGTTATTGACTTTGACGTCGGCTTGCGTAATCTGGATTTAATCATGGGATGCGAACGACGCGTTGTTTATGATTTTATCAATGTTATCAATGATGAAGCGAAATTAGCTCAAACTTTAATTAAAGATAAAAGAGTTGAGAATCTTTATATTTTACCGGCTTCACAAACGCGCGATAAAGATGCACTCACTTTAGAAGGTGTTGAGCGTGTATTAAATGATCTGAGCCGAGAATTTGATTTTATTGTTTGTGATTCACCTGCCGGTATTGAGCGAGGCGCTCATCTTGCTATGTATTTTGCAGATACTGCAATTGTCGTAACCAATCCCGAGGTTTCTTCTGTGCGAGATTCCGACAGAATTTTAGGAATTTTATCGAGCAAAACCCGTCGTGCAGAAAATGGTCAAGCTTCACCCAGCGAATTTCTATTACTCACACGGTACTCACCTTCTCGCGTAGAAAAAGGCGAAATGCTCAGTGTCGATGATGTTCGAGAAATTCTAGCCATTCCTCTATTAGGCGTTATTCCTGAATCTCAAGCTGTTCTTCGCGCTTCAAATGCAGGTATTCCAGTCATAATCGATCAAGAAAGTGATGCAGCTCAAGCATATACCGATGCGGTTAGTCGTTTTCTGGGAGAGAAAACACCGTTTCGATTTATCAACCCCGAGAAAAAGAGTTTACTTAAACGTTTATTCGGGCAGAAGGCAAAGGAGACCGCATGA
- a CDS encoding acyl-CoA dehydrogenase yields MHSLVWIVLLFGVIGLLAYHRASRSVLAVGIGFYLILLSALSHINLIMMLIYWVLFGLACVVLFDKQTQQKLLAPIYKNMGKLMPTLSPTERAGLESGTVGWEGQLFAGMPNWSQLLAYPKAKLSKSEQAFIDGPVTQLCTMTDEWDLTAYQLSIPDKLWAFMKSEGFFGLIIPKKYGGKGFSAYAHALILSKLAGVSASVASTVSVPNSLGPAELLLEYGTQAQRDYYLPKLAKGEEIPCFALTGPDVGSDATSMPDHGTICERVINGEKIIGISLNFNKRYITLGPVATVIGLAFKLFDPDNLMSKKKNLGITVALVPANTKGVEHGRRHFPLNAVFPNGPVRGKDVFVPIDAIIGGFKMAGKGWNMLVERLAVGRAISLPSISLGGAQMAVAVSGAYARIREQFGLPIGRFGGVEERLARMAGMSYIMNATRNFTVAAIDGGEAPAVPSAISKYHLTEMGRTVVIDAMDIHGGKGICLGPKNYLGRGYQQAPIGITVEGANILTRSMIIFGQGAIRCHPHILNEISAVANEDKKAGLEQFSSEVFAHSGYLLSNLIRSFWCGLLNAKFSSAPESSVKHYYQQLNRISASFALISDACMIYLGGVMKRKEKLSGRLGDVLSMCYLASAVLKQFHERKEPQDELPLVQWSCQYLLTQAEQQLDGVIRNFPNKIVRGILRVAIFPLGRWNKLPTDRLVSQLGKIMLTPNRVRSQLIEGVYLPEDRIHVPGMLETALKMVTKHQTTFNKLNKAIKSGEVSGLTFEERIDHAEELKILNKTQASHLREYNTLREIIISVDDFSDDELRGVK; encoded by the coding sequence ATGCATTCTTTAGTATGGATAGTGTTACTTTTCGGCGTTATTGGACTGCTGGCATATCACCGCGCGAGCCGGTCCGTTTTAGCCGTCGGCATTGGATTTTATTTGATCTTGTTAAGTGCTTTAAGTCATATTAATTTAATAATGATGCTGATTTACTGGGTGCTGTTCGGATTAGCATGCGTCGTGTTATTTGACAAGCAAACGCAGCAAAAATTGTTGGCCCCCATTTACAAAAACATGGGCAAATTGATGCCGACACTGTCACCTACAGAGAGAGCGGGTTTAGAATCCGGCACTGTAGGTTGGGAAGGTCAATTATTCGCAGGCATGCCAAATTGGTCGCAATTGTTGGCGTACCCTAAAGCAAAACTCAGTAAAAGTGAGCAAGCTTTTATTGATGGACCCGTGACACAATTATGTACTATGACAGATGAGTGGGACTTAACAGCTTATCAACTCTCTATCCCCGACAAGCTTTGGGCTTTCATGAAAAGCGAAGGCTTTTTCGGATTAATCATTCCAAAAAAGTACGGCGGAAAAGGCTTTTCTGCCTATGCGCATGCGTTAATTTTATCGAAACTTGCAGGAGTGAGTGCTTCGGTGGCGAGTACTGTTTCTGTTCCGAATTCATTAGGTCCCGCCGAACTATTATTAGAGTACGGCACGCAAGCACAACGTGATTATTATTTACCGAAATTAGCGAAAGGCGAAGAGATACCTTGTTTTGCATTAACCGGGCCCGATGTTGGATCCGATGCCACTAGTATGCCTGATCATGGCACAATTTGTGAGCGAGTGATCAACGGTGAAAAAATAATCGGGATTTCTCTGAATTTTAATAAACGCTATATCACATTAGGTCCGGTGGCGACGGTCATCGGATTAGCCTTTAAATTATTTGATCCTGATAATCTGATGAGTAAGAAAAAAAATCTGGGTATTACTGTTGCATTAGTTCCTGCTAATACAAAAGGTGTAGAGCATGGCCGTCGACATTTCCCTTTGAATGCTGTCTTTCCAAATGGTCCAGTTCGCGGAAAAGATGTCTTTGTTCCCATCGATGCCATTATTGGTGGATTTAAAATGGCGGGCAAAGGTTGGAATATGCTTGTAGAGCGACTCGCGGTTGGACGCGCAATTTCTTTACCCTCTATTTCTTTAGGTGGAGCGCAAATGGCTGTTGCGGTAAGTGGAGCTTATGCGCGGATTCGTGAACAATTTGGATTACCGATTGGCCGATTTGGTGGGGTAGAAGAACGATTGGCGAGAATGGCAGGCATGAGTTATATCATGAACGCAACGCGTAATTTTACTGTTGCTGCGATTGATGGGGGTGAAGCGCCTGCAGTGCCTTCAGCTATTAGCAAATATCATTTAACAGAAATGGGGCGAACAGTCGTCATCGATGCTATGGATATTCATGGTGGAAAAGGTATTTGTTTAGGGCCTAAAAATTATTTGGGAAGAGGATATCAGCAAGCTCCGATTGGCATTACTGTTGAGGGCGCCAACATTTTAACGCGTTCCATGATTATTTTTGGGCAGGGCGCAATTCGTTGTCATCCGCATATATTAAATGAAATTAGTGCAGTCGCAAATGAAGATAAAAAAGCGGGATTAGAGCAATTCTCATCTGAAGTTTTTGCGCACAGTGGGTATTTGTTGAGTAATTTGATTCGATCTTTTTGGTGTGGTTTACTCAATGCCAAATTCTCGAGTGCCCCAGAAAGTTCAGTAAAGCACTATTATCAACAATTAAATCGAATTAGCGCTTCCTTTGCATTGATTTCAGATGCATGCATGATTTATCTTGGCGGTGTCATGAAGCGCAAAGAAAAATTGTCAGGACGTTTAGGGGATGTATTAAGTATGTGCTACTTAGCCTCTGCAGTTTTGAAACAATTTCATGAGCGAAAAGAACCTCAAGATGAATTGCCATTAGTGCAATGGTCTTGTCAATATCTGTTGACACAAGCGGAACAACAACTCGATGGCGTTATCAGAAATTTTCCCAATAAAATAGTTCGAGGGATTTTAAGAGTAGCTATTTTCCCTTTGGGTCGTTGGAATAAATTACCGACGGATCGTTTAGTGAGTCAACTTGGAAAAATTATGCTGACTCCCAATCGAGTTCGTTCTCAGTTAATTGAAGGTGTCTATCTTCCAGAAGACCGAATCCATGTTCCAGGAATGTTAGAAACAGCATTAAAGATGGTGACGAAACATCAAACAACATTTAATAAACTTAATAAAGCCATTAAATCTGGCGAAGTCAGTGGGCTCACTTTTGAAGAGAGAATTGATCATGCTGAAGAGCTGAAAATTTTAAATAAAACCCAAGCTAGTCATTTGAGAGAATACAATACACTGAGGGAAATCATTATTTCTGTGGATGATTTTTCTGATGATGAATTACGAGGGGTGAAATGA